A part of Pradoshia eiseniae genomic DNA contains:
- a CDS encoding DUF418 domain-containing protein: MRSIAESNRLTVVDLLRGIAILGILLVNMIDFHSPFLYMQADYWDGADFYTYAFVDIFAQGNFYPMFAFLFGFGAVLLMKRTIEKGMSFPLLFSRRMAFLLLVGVFHAFVIWHGDILITYAICGWFILLVYKFSGKALLILSVLLYTIPYGLLGFLSILLSVLDPAAAQVKTDWNSAAESIRVYGNGSISDIFAFRFEEWMAVNGSMNFILLFLTIFPCMLAGMAFAKLGWLSDAAGNRKKLQIMFWFSFILGLGLKIYPYFEGFNMGSLIMQDSFGGPILALAYITGITLLYDLFSLFHKLTEPFVPLGRMSMTNYLTQSIFWTLIFYSYGLGFYGQIGMLTGTILAIFFIALQAVFSAYWLKSFRMGPVEYVWRLATYGRKQPLRIADNEKRRSQKWREL; this comes from the coding sequence ATGCGCTCAATAGCTGAATCGAATCGATTGACTGTTGTCGACCTTCTCAGAGGGATTGCCATTCTTGGCATCTTGCTTGTGAACATGATTGATTTTCATTCTCCATTTTTGTATATGCAAGCTGATTATTGGGACGGGGCTGATTTCTATACATATGCGTTTGTGGATATTTTTGCCCAAGGGAATTTCTATCCGATGTTCGCGTTTTTATTCGGATTTGGCGCTGTCTTGTTAATGAAGCGAACAATTGAGAAGGGCATGTCTTTTCCGCTGCTCTTTTCGAGAAGGATGGCTTTTCTGCTGCTTGTGGGAGTGTTTCATGCGTTTGTTATCTGGCATGGTGATATATTGATTACCTACGCGATTTGCGGCTGGTTTATCCTGCTAGTTTATAAGTTTTCTGGGAAGGCGCTCCTGATATTATCGGTCTTGCTTTATACCATTCCTTATGGATTACTTGGCTTCTTGTCCATTCTTCTTAGTGTCCTCGACCCGGCAGCAGCTCAGGTGAAAACAGACTGGAATTCGGCAGCAGAATCTATTCGGGTGTATGGGAATGGAAGTATTTCAGATATCTTCGCCTTCCGCTTTGAAGAGTGGATGGCCGTGAATGGATCAATGAACTTTATCTTGCTCTTTCTGACTATTTTTCCTTGTATGCTGGCAGGAATGGCCTTTGCGAAGCTCGGTTGGCTATCGGATGCTGCCGGCAATCGGAAGAAGCTGCAGATTATGTTTTGGTTTTCCTTCATCCTGGGATTGGGACTGAAGATATATCCTTATTTCGAAGGCTTTAATATGGGCAGCCTCATCATGCAGGATAGCTTTGGCGGTCCGATTTTGGCATTGGCTTATATTACCGGCATTACTCTTTTGTATGATCTATTTTCTCTTTTCCACAAGCTGACAGAGCCATTTGTTCCGCTCGGCCGAATGTCGATGACCAATTATCTGACCCAGTCTATTTTTTGGACCCTGATTTTTTATTCATACGGCCTAGGCTTTTATGGACAGATTGGGATGCTTACAGGGACTATTTTGGCCATTTTCTTTATCGCGCTTCAAGCCGTGTTCTCAGCTTATTGGCTCAAATCATTCCGGATGGGCCCTGTTGAATATGTATGGCGGCTGGCGACCTATGGCAGGAAGCAGCCGCTTAGAATCGCTGACAACGAGAAGAGAAGGAGCCAGAAATGGAGAGAGTTATGA
- a CDS encoding spore gernimation protein GerPD, which translates to MNFQVVNEQVCVGNIHLISVSSSSAIKVGDTEIMQLFTASDTPPRALEFGPLQPIVTR; encoded by the coding sequence ATGAATTTCCAGGTCGTCAATGAACAAGTATGTGTTGGAAACATCCACTTGATTTCCGTATCCAGCTCCTCTGCCATAAAGGTTGGGGACACAGAAATCATGCAATTATTCACCGCCTCTGACACACCCCCTCGCGCTTTAGAGTTTGGCCCATTACAGCCTATTGTGACCAGGTAA
- a CDS encoding DNA topology modulation protein → MERVMIIGSGGAGKSTLARELGRRTGLPVFHLDAVYWKPGWEPTPREEWAQRVEELAGGPRWIIDGNYSNTMDDRLKHADTIIFLDYSKWMNLYGIVKRRIIYRNKVRPDMNEGCKERIDWTFIQWVWKFEKEKAPSLREKLQGIAQKEMYHFRNRKELRAWLEGL, encoded by the coding sequence ATGGAGAGAGTTATGATTATCGGGAGCGGAGGTGCGGGGAAGTCGACGCTCGCCCGGGAATTAGGCCGGCGTACGGGCTTGCCGGTCTTCCATTTAGATGCTGTTTACTGGAAACCTGGATGGGAACCGACTCCTAGAGAAGAGTGGGCACAGAGAGTGGAAGAGCTTGCCGGCGGACCAAGGTGGATTATTGATGGAAATTATTCAAATACGATGGATGATCGTCTCAAGCATGCAGATACGATAATTTTTCTTGATTATTCTAAATGGATGAATCTCTATGGAATAGTAAAACGCAGAATCATCTATCGGAACAAGGTAAGGCCTGATATGAACGAAGGCTGCAAAGAAAGAATCGATTGGACGTTCATCCAATGGGTGTGGAAATTCGAGAAAGAGAAGGCTCCATCCTTGCGTGAAAAGCTGCAGGGAATCGCGCAAAAAGAGATGTATCATTTTCGCAATCGAAAAGAATTAAGAGCCTGGCTTGAAGGTCTATAA
- the gerPC gene encoding spore germination protein GerPC — protein MQYNLTQLLIYLQQTVQSQKEAISKLENDLTQLQGELLELKQQNPVRIDKIEYNFDQLKIERLDGTLNIGLSPQDLNNIDDLAVNAQPPFAPFLFPAREEFIQQLSDEILSDFHKNKDGIFSEAERYCSRRADGDMRSFITDDLARQLPQRISHYLDQTPPYNRHDHKLPQVREQILEVIHTDIQNAINRFLQVYPESMKEDVQ, from the coding sequence TTGCAGTACAACCTGACTCAGCTGCTCATATATTTGCAGCAAACCGTTCAAAGTCAAAAAGAAGCCATTTCTAAGCTGGAAAATGATTTGACCCAATTACAAGGCGAACTCCTTGAATTAAAGCAGCAAAATCCGGTCCGCATCGATAAGATTGAGTATAATTTCGATCAATTAAAAATCGAGCGGCTTGACGGAACGCTTAACATTGGGCTATCACCACAAGATTTAAATAACATTGATGATTTAGCCGTTAATGCTCAGCCGCCCTTTGCTCCCTTCCTCTTTCCTGCCCGCGAAGAGTTTATCCAACAGCTATCGGATGAAATTCTGAGCGATTTCCATAAGAACAAGGATGGCATCTTCTCTGAGGCTGAACGGTATTGCAGCAGAAGGGCAGATGGGGATATGCGGTCATTCATCACAGATGATTTAGCAAGGCAGCTCCCGCAGCGCATCAGCCATTATCTCGATCAAACGCCTCCATATAACAGGCATGATCACAAGCTGCCGCAGGTTCGCGAGCAAATACTCGAAGTCATTCACACTGATATACAAAATGCGATTAACCGCTTTTTGCAGGTTTACCCTGAATCCATGAAGGAGGACGTGCAATGA
- a CDS encoding spore germination protein produces MPGIVGVVQILQIGSSGVFNVGDIYKVTPYSNAKTFSGAGSFNTGDYVAVNNPYSATNTYDADVIDEPIAFTL; encoded by the coding sequence GTGCCAGGTATAGTTGGAGTCGTGCAAATTCTCCAAATCGGAAGCAGCGGCGTTTTCAATGTTGGTGACATCTATAAGGTGACCCCTTATTCCAATGCAAAGACCTTCTCAGGGGCAGGATCCTTCAATACCGGTGATTATGTGGCCGTCAATAATCCATACAGTGCCACGAATACGTATGATGCTGATGTCATTGATGAGCCAATCGCATTTACCTTGTAG
- a CDS encoding spore germination protein, whose translation MPALVGSVQILNAGNGVIQFGDSLVISPKHAAKSVNGSGSGINGGIIFDTNGLSANSIIDVNGVDQPITGNY comes from the coding sequence TTGCCGGCTTTAGTTGGTTCCGTACAAATTTTGAATGCGGGCAACGGTGTCATTCAATTCGGTGATTCACTCGTCATCTCGCCAAAACATGCAGCCAAAAGTGTCAATGGATCCGGGTCAGGTATCAATGGCGGAATCATTTTTGATACAAACGGCCTGAGCGCCAACTCTATTATTGACGTAAATGGTGTGGACCAGCCAATTACGGGGAATTATTGA
- a CDS encoding spore germination protein GerPE — MWERTSIVNNIHVSIVSRGAVFEIGELQFFHTTDNVLAIQREQELFFGNEGNFGDYKVFYMEPEFEPIYEPIQMSFINANPYIYVGSIRSQAISSSSLLQIGNGRHIRNETRKMNIRQLLRRKQTKDGRY, encoded by the coding sequence ATGTGGGAGAGAACATCTATCGTCAACAATATCCATGTATCAATTGTTTCCCGGGGAGCCGTCTTTGAAATTGGGGAACTACAATTTTTTCATACGACCGATAATGTGCTTGCTATACAAAGAGAACAGGAACTCTTTTTTGGAAATGAAGGGAATTTCGGGGACTATAAGGTGTTTTATATGGAGCCCGAATTTGAGCCAATCTATGAACCTATCCAAATGAGTTTCATCAATGCCAATCCATATATATATGTAGGCAGCATTCGCTCCCAGGCCATATCAAGTTCTTCCTTGCTGCAGATTGGCAACGGACGTCATATACGCAATGAGACGAGAAAGATGAACATCAGGCAATTATTGAGAAGAAAACAAACGAAGGATGGGAGGTATTAA
- a CDS encoding spore germination protein GerPB: MNFFIKQSININMIKINAIANSSVFQIGSTGIIKAQSYLTNSGGYTEPAQEPEHPLFQTGEDTQHVKVQD; this comes from the coding sequence ATGAATTTCTTCATTAAACAAAGCATTAACATCAATATGATCAAAATAAATGCCATTGCCAATTCCTCCGTCTTTCAAATCGGGAGCACGGGCATCATCAAGGCGCAATCCTACTTAACGAATAGCGGCGGATATACTGAACCGGCACAAGAGCCAGAACACCCGCTATTTCAAACGGGGGAGGATACACAGCATGTGAAGGTTCAGGATTGA